A portion of the Acidihalobacter yilgarnensis genome contains these proteins:
- a CDS encoding group III truncated hemoglobin, producing MEHRQLNPLCARIGRDRVDQVITAFYEHLRADALLAPLFAHIGDAARHERRVADFWWIAMGGQPPAYEVSVDMLGVHAGMRLRPEHFARWLALLHDSLERHLEPPLASDWLRMAEGIVLRLRTALGVC from the coding sequence ATGGAACATCGTCAACTCAATCCATTGTGTGCACGTATCGGGCGCGATCGAGTAGATCAGGTCATTACCGCATTTTACGAACACTTACGCGCGGATGCACTGCTCGCGCCCTTATTTGCGCACATCGGCGATGCTGCGCGACATGAGAGGCGAGTCGCCGATTTCTGGTGGATCGCGATGGGGGGACAGCCGCCGGCGTATGAAGTGTCCGTGGATATGCTTGGCGTACATGCGGGTATGCGGCTCCGCCCGGAGCACTTTGCACGTTGGCTGGCCTTGTTGCACGACAGCCTTGAGAGGCATCTGGAGCCGCCGCTGGCCTCCGATTGGTTACGGATGGCCGAGGGTATTGTGTTGCGGCTGCGTACTGCGTTGGGCGTGTGTTAG
- the pilV gene encoding type IV pilus modification protein PilV: MTSNRLQQQGFSLVEALVALLIIAVGLLGIAGMQALSLSSTSNSRVRALAAMEASNMAAYMAANATFWRNVPSGFSATITPTGATFGASASLTTSNTALNSDFSAATDCAQVQCTPSQMAAYDLRQWGTNQNPQLALLPQGVGNIGYSSTGVLIVSVGWTEQHKEGSALASSTTSYLAPSTTWYRIVVQP, translated from the coding sequence ATGACCTCGAACCGATTACAACAGCAAGGATTCAGTCTGGTCGAGGCGCTGGTCGCCTTGCTGATCATAGCGGTGGGATTGCTGGGCATCGCCGGCATGCAGGCCTTGAGCTTGAGCAGTACCTCTAATTCGCGAGTGAGGGCATTGGCTGCCATGGAAGCTTCCAACATGGCGGCCTATATGGCTGCGAATGCGACGTTTTGGCGAAACGTGCCCTCTGGATTCAGTGCGACAATAACACCGACAGGCGCGACCTTTGGCGCTAGCGCATCGCTGACGACATCAAATACTGCTCTAAACTCAGATTTCAGCGCTGCGACGGATTGCGCTCAGGTTCAGTGCACGCCCTCGCAAATGGCCGCGTATGACCTCAGGCAATGGGGTACGAACCAGAATCCGCAGTTGGCGCTTCTTCCTCAGGGTGTTGGAAACATAGGCTACAGCAGCACAGGTGTACTAATCGTCTCCGTGGGCTGGACAGAGCAACACAAGGAAGGAAGCGCGCTAGCTTCATCGACTACGAGCTATCTGGCGCCGTCAACGACTTGGTATCGCATTGTGGTGCAGCCATGA
- a CDS encoding PilW family protein, with translation MIPYLANKLHSHTQQAGVGLVELMVAMVISLFLLAGLFTIFFSTRTTYDDQQALSALQENETLAASILANTIRSAGYFPYGTTYADRNEAFPAAGTTWAQGQVLAANTTTFMLPGNNATTVDTLSVRMIPEAALNCLGQNSTSVQINTFSVLNNAAGSSPYSLACSVQSASGSVTSSAVVSPLGARGVNPNGGGIANMQVMIGVAPNGDYVQQYYTPAQMTAANWQNARTVVVTLTFFNPLFNAAQTPTANNTDANGQPRYLKLTRVVRLENLAQ, from the coding sequence ATGATTCCTTACTTGGCCAATAAGCTCCACAGCCATACGCAACAAGCAGGTGTAGGCCTGGTTGAGTTGATGGTGGCTATGGTGATTAGTCTGTTTTTGCTTGCAGGCTTGTTCACCATCTTCTTCAGCACACGAACCACCTACGATGACCAGCAGGCACTTTCTGCCTTGCAGGAAAATGAAACCCTTGCGGCCTCTATCCTAGCCAATACCATCAGGTCGGCCGGGTATTTCCCCTATGGGACTACATACGCAGATCGCAATGAAGCCTTCCCCGCTGCTGGAACGACTTGGGCGCAAGGCCAAGTACTAGCGGCGAATACAACCACCTTCATGCTGCCAGGCAACAACGCAACCACGGTAGATACGCTCTCTGTTCGCATGATTCCTGAGGCCGCTTTGAACTGCCTCGGTCAGAACAGCACATCAGTCCAGATCAACACGTTTAGCGTATTAAATAATGCGGCCGGCAGCAGTCCATATTCGTTGGCATGTTCCGTTCAATCTGCCAGTGGGAGTGTAACGTCAAGTGCGGTCGTTTCCCCACTGGGTGCGCGTGGCGTCAATCCCAATGGAGGCGGCATCGCCAATATGCAGGTCATGATCGGTGTGGCCCCGAATGGAGATTACGTTCAGCAGTACTACACGCCCGCGCAGATGACCGCCGCCAACTGGCAAAATGCGCGAACGGTTGTAGTCACGTTGACCTTCTTCAATCCGCTGTTCAATGCCGCTCAAACACCCACTGCTAATAATACAGACGCGAACGGTCAGCCGCGGTATCTCAAGCTGACGCGAGTTGTCCGTCTGGAGAATCTTGCACAATGA
- a CDS encoding DUF302 domain-containing protein: MAYGFSISLNAGFDDVIGRVTEALKTQGFGVLADIDVAGTLKAKIGVDKRPYRILGACNPQLANRALDADPDIGLLLPCNVIVRDDGDGKTTVGFMDPQAVLGLVERPGIEALADEVRGRLEAVRDALLAS; this comes from the coding sequence ATGGCTTATGGTTTCTCTATCAGCCTGAACGCGGGTTTTGATGATGTGATCGGTCGCGTGACGGAGGCTCTCAAGACCCAGGGATTCGGGGTTTTGGCCGACATCGACGTTGCCGGCACCCTCAAGGCCAAGATTGGCGTGGATAAACGTCCGTACCGGATACTCGGCGCATGCAATCCCCAACTGGCCAACCGGGCGCTGGACGCCGATCCCGACATCGGACTACTCCTGCCCTGTAACGTCATCGTGCGCGACGACGGCGACGGCAAGACCACGGTCGGTTTTATGGACCCGCAGGCAGTGCTCGGTTTGGTCGAACGGCCCGGCATCGAAGCACTGGCGGACGAAGTTCGTGGGCGCCTAGAGGCGGTGCGCGACGCCTTGCTCGCAAGCTGA
- a CDS encoding fructosamine kinase family protein: MIEPLWDEIAARLSGELRVRRRFEAAHPISGGDTASAYRLIVSGESYFVKLGHAGDQMMFAAEAEGLAAIGATHAIRCPKPLLHGIAQERAFLVLEHIPLSPHGDESTLGEALAQLHRCIGTHYGWHRDNTLGRTPQDNRVDHNWIRFWRERRLEPQLRMAEEHAAPTALIVAGERLLARLPALLDGHSPAPSLLHGDLWCGNYAYDSEGQPVLYDPAPYYGDRETDLAMTMLFGGFGATFRAAYHTAWPLPSGYEHRQALYNFYHVLNHFNLFGGGYARQAIQMIERLVSDVD; this comes from the coding sequence ATGATCGAGCCCCTCTGGGACGAGATCGCCGCACGCCTGAGTGGCGAATTGCGCGTACGACGACGCTTCGAAGCCGCCCATCCAATTTCTGGCGGCGATACGGCCTCGGCATACCGTCTGATCGTATCCGGTGAGTCGTATTTTGTGAAACTCGGCCACGCCGGGGACCAGATGATGTTCGCGGCGGAGGCGGAAGGACTCGCTGCCATCGGTGCGACGCACGCCATCCGCTGCCCAAAACCATTGCTCCATGGCATTGCACAAGAACGCGCATTTCTCGTCCTCGAACACATCCCACTCTCGCCGCATGGCGACGAGTCGACTTTGGGTGAAGCGCTGGCGCAGCTGCATCGCTGTATCGGCACACACTACGGCTGGCATCGAGACAATACCCTCGGGCGTACGCCACAGGACAACCGGGTTGACCACAACTGGATCCGGTTCTGGCGAGAACGACGTCTCGAACCTCAATTACGAATGGCCGAGGAACATGCCGCACCGACGGCCCTGATCGTAGCGGGGGAGCGTTTACTCGCAAGACTGCCCGCGCTGCTCGATGGGCACTCACCGGCACCTTCTCTGCTGCACGGCGACCTCTGGTGCGGCAACTACGCCTACGACTCCGAGGGTCAACCCGTGCTCTACGACCCCGCCCCCTACTACGGCGACCGTGAGACCGATTTGGCCATGACGATGCTTTTCGGCGGGTTCGGCGCGACATTCCGTGCCGCATACCACACCGCCTGGCCACTGCCCTCCGGTTATGAGCATCGTCAGGCGTTATACAATTTCTACCACGTCCTGAATCACTTCAATCTGTTCGGCGGCGGCTACGCACGGCAAGCCATACAGATGATCGAACGCTTGGTCTCCGACGTTGACTAG
- a CDS encoding pilus assembly PilX family protein, which produces MTTPRRQMPRKQEGFALIAALLILVILTLLGVSMMSGIGLQDKMSSNVREKTRATTAASFVINVVDNLLPTMPLSVSGCTSSTTTWRVCAANTVTTSSAVDNATWGLNGGTTNAVPATATALPSQAFPSALIKTGGGNNVYAYTPEFFLEYQGRVPTPPGYSVSVNQYGAGSAPVLDVYRTTAMATGGNDAAVSVIQSNYDYMHMR; this is translated from the coding sequence ATGACCACGCCACGCCGACAGATGCCTCGGAAACAGGAAGGATTCGCGCTCATCGCCGCGTTGTTAATACTCGTGATTCTTACGCTTCTGGGCGTGAGCATGATGAGTGGCATTGGCCTGCAAGACAAAATGTCCAGTAATGTGCGGGAAAAGACCCGCGCTACTACGGCGGCATCCTTTGTGATCAACGTCGTCGATAATCTATTGCCGACGATGCCCTTAAGTGTTTCAGGCTGTACATCGTCAACAACGACATGGCGCGTTTGCGCAGCTAATACGGTGACGACATCTTCAGCCGTCGACAATGCGACTTGGGGGCTGAATGGCGGCACGACAAATGCCGTCCCCGCCACGGCGACGGCCTTGCCGTCCCAGGCATTCCCAAGCGCTTTGATCAAAACGGGTGGGGGAAACAATGTCTACGCATATACCCCTGAGTTTTTTCTCGAGTATCAGGGGCGCGTGCCGACGCCACCCGGTTACAGCGTATCGGTCAACCAATATGGTGCTGGTAGTGCGCCCGTACTCGATGTGTATCGCACAACCGCGATGGCGACAGGTGGAAATGATGCGGCAGTTTCCGTAATTCAATCGAACTACGATTACATGCATATGCGGTAA
- a CDS encoding GspH/FimT family pseudopilin — MRIRSGQSAFTLIELLVTLALVAILALIGIPSYQTVTTTNRMATEMNAFVGGIQFARSEAIKRGYDVSMCAADPLTNQPTTTNPQCIGASTNNWSSGWVVYAPAFGSSATSVLRIHAALTQNDQLVTNGTSNSGVLTFNRNGFTSQAQTYTLTPGVASNALANPPCAVLSTVGRIRVGKIQNTATTLNAQNCQ, encoded by the coding sequence ATGCGAATAAGAAGCGGACAATCGGCCTTTACACTAATCGAGCTGTTAGTGACGCTTGCGCTTGTGGCGATACTGGCGCTTATTGGCATCCCGAGTTACCAGACCGTGACGACCACAAACCGGATGGCGACGGAAATGAATGCCTTTGTCGGAGGCATTCAGTTTGCACGTAGCGAAGCGATAAAACGTGGTTATGACGTTAGCATGTGTGCGGCTGATCCACTCACTAATCAGCCGACGACGACCAACCCGCAATGCATCGGAGCGAGTACAAACAACTGGAGTTCTGGTTGGGTAGTGTATGCGCCAGCATTTGGCTCCAGCGCTACCAGTGTTCTGAGAATTCATGCGGCACTTACTCAAAATGACCAGCTTGTGACCAATGGCACCAGTAACTCCGGTGTACTGACATTCAATCGCAACGGCTTCACCTCGCAGGCTCAGACATACACATTGACGCCCGGTGTCGCGTCGAACGCCTTGGCGAATCCTCCGTGCGCTGTCCTATCAACCGTGGGTCGTATCAGGGTTGGAAAAATCCAGAACACGGCAACCACCTTGAATGCTCAAAACTGTCAATGA
- a CDS encoding SDR family oxidoreductase, which yields MKETWGWIAMPSIVITGAGRGIGLVLAEQYRERGWRVYACHRHASVELKRLANEHLSLYPLDVADETQIARFVDGLGGAPLDVLFNNAGVYGPFEDGLGALNAQGLLETLKINTVAPLLLAQALLPNLQAGSRKIIATLTSRMGSIADNASGGHYPYRASKAALNAALKSLSIDLRPRGIKVLILHPGWVKTDMGGPNGQLTIEQCATRLCGLVDAADQGDSGRFIDIDGDTLPW from the coding sequence ATGAAAGAAACCTGGGGTTGGATTGCCATGCCAAGTATCGTGATCACAGGCGCCGGCCGGGGTATCGGCCTGGTGCTGGCTGAGCAGTACCGTGAGAGGGGTTGGCGTGTATATGCATGTCATCGCCATGCAAGCGTTGAACTGAAACGCCTGGCGAACGAACACCTCAGTCTTTACCCGTTGGACGTGGCGGATGAGACGCAGATAGCCCGCTTTGTTGATGGTCTCGGGGGCGCCCCCCTCGATGTGCTATTCAACAATGCCGGGGTTTATGGCCCATTCGAGGATGGTCTCGGGGCGCTCAATGCCCAGGGCCTGTTGGAAACCCTAAAAATCAACACGGTTGCGCCATTGCTTCTTGCGCAGGCGCTGCTACCCAATCTTCAAGCCGGTTCGCGAAAAATTATCGCAACGTTGACCAGCCGCATGGGCAGTATTGCCGATAACGCATCCGGTGGACATTATCCCTATCGTGCTTCCAAGGCCGCATTGAACGCGGCGCTCAAGAGCTTGTCCATCGATCTGCGCCCACGTGGTATCAAGGTGCTGATTTTGCATCCGGGATGGGTCAAGACGGATATGGGCGGGCCAAATGGTCAGTTGACCATCGAGCAGTGCGCCACACGATTATGTGGGTTGGTGGACGCCGCGGATCAAGGCGATAGCGGGCGATTTATCGACATCGACGGGGACACGTTGCCCTGGTAG